The Rhinolophus sinicus isolate RSC01 linkage group LG07, ASM3656204v1, whole genome shotgun sequence genomic interval tgaatacaatgtTATAAAATGCTAGCTACTGTTGGCTGCTCAAGGCTCTAAGATGAGCAGGTGTTTAGAAGGACTAACTCCAAATTGAGACCATCTCATTGAGATGAATAGGTTTGAAAATTAAAGACcagaaaaaattttctttttgttcccatCACACTTCCCATTTCTGCACCCCCCAAAATTACATCAAATTATATTAGGTGTCACACAGTGGGCACTATACTAACATCGTCTTCCTCAGCCCTAGCCCAGAGCTTGGCCTTTTATAGAATGAAACCAATACCTCCGTTTATGGAAGTTTTATTTTGTGCCAGGTGCCATTATATCTTGTTCAAACAGTTTGGAATACGTCCTATTATTGTCCTCATTCTATAAATGGAGAAATTTAGGTATTGGGAGGTGTCCTCTGCCAACTGTAGGGTCAGCCAGTTAGCCAGACAGCAATCGGCAGAGGTGGGATTCGAACTTTCAACTAACCGGTATAGGGAGACACCGCAGCCACAGGCACGCCCACCAAGTCGACTCCTTCCTAGGGCCCGCTGGAGTAAACGCGCATGCTCAGGGAAGCCTCCAGCCGCGAGGGGGAGCCCGCGGCGTTCCTGCCTCTCTGGCCTGCGCATCCTGCGGGGAATAGATATCCCAGAGTTCCGTGCGGTGTCAGCCCTTCAGCTGTGGCAGCCATTGAGGAGCAGCAGGTTAGTTGCTACCCGCACGGGTAGTATCCGATTCCATCCTGACCCTCGGCGTCCCAGTGCGGCTCGGGGGGATGGCTGGGTGCAGCGAGCGACCCCGAGGGAACCAGGGTGCGGGATTCCGGGCGGCCGTAGCCGAACCGGGATTCACCGCCATCCCTTTTTCCCGTCCCTGTCCACAGCCATGGCTCTGCGCTACCCCATGGCCGTGGGCCTCAACAAGGGCCACAAGGTGACCAAGAACGTCAGCAAGCCGAGGCACAGCCGCCGCCGCGGGGTAAGTTCTGGGGCGCGCGCTCGAGGACCTCTTGGAAGGATGTGGGAAGGGCCTTCCGGCCAGGGCACAGGCTTCAGGCTACGAAGAGCGCGGTGGAGCGCAGGCCGCGTGTCGAGTCTCGTGGGCAGTGGGGAACTCTGCAAGGGCTGAACCAAGGGGATGTCGGGCTGGTAGGGGCAAACATCTTAACACGCCTGCGCGGCGAACGCCCACCTGGGCCACGCACGTAGCTCCACCTGCCTGTGCGATGGAAGCTGGGCAGGCGGAGCGAGTTTGCGGGCCCGGTGTAGGAGCAGGTTTCGACATACGAGCACGACTTTGCGCGGCAGAACAGGAGTTTGGTTGAGGTTGCAATGTAAAGGGAAAGCTTATTCTGAGAGTCAGGTTGAGGAATTTCAGGCCAGTCTGGGTTTATAGGTTCCTGTCTACTTAAGAAACGTacaaacctgtaaagaatttttataagactttatttgaTCCAGcttgacaattgctgggaagcaaaatctaaAATGCTTCCAGAGATTAAGTTTGCAGTTTCTTCTATGTGTTTGAAATTGAAGGAATTTAAGGAAGCAAGCTGGGGGTTGGTTGACAAGATTgttaagattatgtgctttcAGGGATGGTCACACCTTGGGAGGATATTATTCCTGGCATTTCAGAGGTGTGCTAACCTAAATGCACAAGAACCATGGACAAAGCTGGCTTAATCTTTCACCAAAGAAGTTCTAGGCCTAGGGCATGACTACCCCCCacgacctgcccagttaggaatgaTTCATTACAGCAGCCTTTTTTGTCCACACTTCATTTAAGTATCCCCGACTCCATGGTGGCAGCCTGTGTCCAGTGGGATTGGACAGGCCCcgggaacagcctgtgcaaagggcCAGGCATGACATGCTATGTTGTTGACACGGGGCGTAGGGGGGAGGACTGGTGCTTCCATTTCACCAGTCACAACACTCCAGCTGAGTTTCCAGATGTGACCCCATGTAGTCTGGCCTTGGAGCGTCCCCTCCTGATGGCCTCCCTTTACCCCCCAGCGCCTCACCAAACACACCAAGTTCGTGCGGGACATGATCCGAGAGGTGTGCGGTTTTGCCCCCTATGAGCGGCGTGCCATGGAGCTGCTCAAGGTCTCTAAGGACAAGAGAGCCCTGAAGTTCATCAAGAAAAGGGTAGGTGGTCTGtcgaggtggggtgggggcccaggCTGATGGCCTCCTTGCCAGGCAGGTAGGGAGATAATACATATGTGCCAAGAGGGAGGGTGGGGTAGGGCTCCAGGCTGATGGTCGCCTTGCCTGCAGGTGGGGACACACATCCGAgccaagaggaagagagaggagctgAGCAACGTCCTTGCAGCCATGAGAAAGGCAGCAGCCAAGAAGGACTGAGCCCAATCCCCTGTGTGTGTAATAAAACCTTTTTGGAAACTTGGTTCCTGTGGTGGCATTAGGAGGAGAGGTGACATCTGGTCCATTATCTGCTTGAGACCGCGGTGAGCAGCACAGTGGTGGTCACAGAAAGAAGCACCAGACAGGCAGTACTGGAAATGGTGTTTAATCATAATTAAGTAGTTCATATGCGCAGCCTCCATGATTAAGCTGTTACTGAGGTCCTTGGGCTCCAGGCTGCTAGCTGAGCCTCCTGGTGGTGGGGCTGCCCAGAGCCCCCCAGTGCAGTTTCAGCGGAGGCTGGGCCTGTGGGCAGTGGCAGTGCCTCAGTCCCCATCACCGCTCCACGGCCAGGGCCTCTGCCTGCTCCTCTGGGAAGGCAATGTCAAAGATCTCCCGGTAGTGCTCCACGAAGTGCACCTCCAGGCCCTCGGTGATGAAGGCCGCCAGGTCATAGAAGTCCTTCTTGTTCTCAGCCGGCAGGACGATGCACGTCACCCCGGCACGCTTGGCCTGGGAGATGGGACCACAGGTCAGTGGGGACGGGACGGCTGCAGAAGCCCACTGCCCCACGAGGTGAGGGCGTGGTGGGCACCCTGTTCACAGTGGCCCTGAGCCAGACTGCCACAAGCCCTGTGTCACAGATGACGCCACTGGGGCCCAGGGGAACAGCACTGGCTGCTGCTCCCTTAGCCCACCACCCTCTGCCTCCCCCCGTGTCTGGATGAATCAGCACCTACTGCTTTACCTGTAAAGTTTGGCACCTAAAAATGCAATGAATGGCAGctgaaaaacagttttgaaaatgtaGCTATCACtaaattttttccagttttaaccATCCTGCCCAATCCATGCAGCCGCCAGAGGGCACCCTAGTCAAGTCCCATCACTCCACTCACACCTCTCTGGggttcccacctccctccctctctccctccctccctatagGTGGAAGCCCTTGTCTTCACAGGAGGCCCAGTCCCAACTGGACTTCCCCACTTGGTGGACAGTAGTTCCCACTTTGCAAGCAAGGAAAAGAACCCCTGCCTGAGGCTGTCGTACCATAGGCCTGCTGTCAGGTTCCTGGAGGCTGACTGCTTTAGGGGAAGAGGAGGTGCTGAGGGTGGAGAATGGGGGCTCTGGCAGGAGCTGGACATGCAGGCAACCCCAACAGAACAAAGAGCCTGCCCAGGGCAGACTTCCCCCATCTACCACAGCCCTCCAACCTACACAGCACCCTGAGGCCAGCCTCTCCAGCTTTTTCTCTGTGCCCATGTTCTCGGTGCCAGGCCAGGTGGGCAATGAGGAACCCTTGAGTCGGATGGGGGCTCTCTGGAGAGCTAGAATAGTCTCCAAAGTCTTGAAAATGCTGAGAGCCACTGGAGGTGGTGTGGCTGGGACAGCTCAACAGGGCTGCAGGCCAGCTAAGCCTGGGTCCCAATCCCATGCctacccatctgtaaaatgggccatCACCCTTGTCTGATGAGAACGGTAACTGATCTGTCCCACAGCTGGCAGTGTGGGCACTGGGCAGGGAGCCCGGTAGGGGCACAGCACTCACTGCGATTGTCTTCTCCTTGATGCCGCCCACTGGCAGGATCTTGCCCGTGAGGGAGACCTCGCCCGTCATGGCCAGGTTCTGCCGCACTGAGCGGTCCATGGCCAGCGAGAGGAGAGCTGTGACGATGGTGCAGCCGGCGCTTGGGCCGTCCTTCGGGGTGGCACCCtggagggagaggcaggtgggTGGTGGGCAGGTGCCATGCGCAGGGGGTGGGCCTGGCACTCCGCGGGCACAGTTGGGCCTCACCTCAGGCACATGTAGGTGGATGTGTGAGGTCACCAGGTACTGGTTGCTGGGATCGTGCTGCATCAGAAAGGCCCTGGCAAAGGTGTACGCGATGCGGGCACTCTCCTTCATCACCTCCCCCAGCTGGCCCGTCACCTC includes:
- the RPL36 gene encoding large ribosomal subunit protein eL36; translated protein: MALRYPMAVGLNKGHKVTKNVSKPRHSRRRGRLTKHTKFVRDMIREVCGFAPYERRAMELLKVSKDKRALKFIKKRVGTHIRAKRKREELSNVLAAMRKAAAKKD